From a single Catenulispora sp. MAP5-51 genomic region:
- a CDS encoding oxygenase MpaB family protein produces the protein MLLVSNLPGAQAVRHRLRAELFGRVAGPEGPAARTRIHDTPGPRWFAPDSPIRTVHGDASMFIGGLRALLLQSLHPLAMAAVAGHSGYRSDPWGRLQRTSTFLAFTTFGTAEDAQLAVDKVRAVHERVRGTVDGQPYRASDPHLLGWVHVAEVDSFLRAYQRYGRHRPLSPAQADGYIADAAFVARALGVLDPPTNRAQLVEQIHAYRPELRATPQARDAARFLLADPPLPWVARPPYAVLAANAVALLPRWARKPLRLPYLPVAERAGVQPAGRALTGLIRWAMEPPPAQGRSAAAGP, from the coding sequence ATGCTGCTGGTGTCGAACCTGCCGGGCGCTCAAGCCGTCCGGCACCGGCTGCGGGCCGAACTGTTCGGCCGGGTAGCCGGCCCCGAGGGCCCGGCGGCCCGGACGCGCATCCACGACACGCCCGGGCCCCGCTGGTTCGCCCCCGACAGCCCGATCCGCACCGTCCACGGCGACGCGTCCATGTTCATCGGCGGCCTGCGCGCACTGCTGTTGCAGTCCCTGCACCCGCTGGCCATGGCCGCCGTCGCGGGGCACTCCGGCTACCGCAGCGACCCGTGGGGCCGCCTGCAACGGACGAGCACCTTCCTGGCCTTCACCACGTTCGGCACCGCCGAGGACGCACAACTGGCCGTGGACAAGGTCCGCGCGGTCCACGAGCGTGTCCGGGGCACGGTCGACGGCCAGCCCTACCGCGCCTCGGACCCGCACCTGCTCGGCTGGGTCCACGTCGCCGAAGTCGACAGCTTCCTGCGCGCCTACCAGCGCTACGGCCGTCATCGCCCCCTGAGCCCCGCGCAGGCAGACGGCTACATCGCCGACGCCGCCTTCGTCGCCAGGGCACTCGGCGTGCTCGACCCGCCGACGAACAGGGCGCAGCTCGTTGAACAGATCCACGCCTACCGGCCCGAGCTCAGGGCGACTCCGCAAGCCCGTGACGCCGCGCGGTTCCTCCTGGCGGACCCGCCACTGCCCTGGGTGGCCAGGCCGCCGTACGCCGTCTTGGCCGCCAACGCTGTCGCGCTGCTGCCCCGCTGGGCACGCAAACCGCTGCGTCTGCCATACCTGCCGGTCGCCGAACGCGCCGGGGTGCAGCCGGCGGGCCGGGCGCTGACGGGCCTGATCCGCTGGGCGATGGAGCCGCCGCCGGCGCAGGGCCGGTCCGCAGCCGCGGGACCATGA
- a CDS encoding cation transporter, with product MRTTDTEHSALLRRGFRLEYATLAWNLVGIWILAVAAISARSVALAGFGLDSLIEIGASTVVIWELSGTGEDRQRRALRLIGTGFAALAAYLLIQSTWVLAAGFHPRHSPSGIVWTTITAVTMFALAFGKATTGKALQNPVLQTEGRVTLVDGLLATAVLLGLALNASAGWWWADPLAGYVLVYYALREVREIFTGEH from the coding sequence GTGAGGACCACGGACACCGAACACTCAGCCCTGCTGCGCCGCGGCTTCAGGCTGGAGTACGCGACCCTGGCCTGGAACCTCGTCGGCATCTGGATCCTGGCCGTCGCGGCGATCAGCGCCAGGTCCGTGGCGCTGGCCGGGTTCGGCCTGGACTCCCTGATCGAGATCGGCGCCTCCACCGTCGTGATCTGGGAGCTGTCGGGAACCGGCGAGGACCGGCAACGGCGGGCGCTACGGCTGATCGGGACCGGGTTCGCCGCCCTGGCCGCCTACCTTCTCATCCAGTCCACCTGGGTCCTGGCGGCCGGATTCCACCCGCGCCATTCGCCATCGGGCATCGTGTGGACCACGATCACCGCCGTCACGATGTTCGCCCTGGCATTCGGCAAGGCCACCACCGGAAAGGCTCTGCAAAATCCCGTGCTGCAGACGGAGGGCCGGGTCACACTCGTCGACGGCCTGCTGGCGACGGCGGTCCTGCTCGGGCTGGCCCTCAACGCCTCCGCCGGCTGGTGGTGGGCCGATCCACTCGCCGGATACGTCCTGGTCTACTACGCGCTCCGCGAGGTCAGGGAGATCTTCACCGGCGAGCACTGA
- a CDS encoding DoxX family protein, with product MNLALWIGAALLAVVAFVGGMSKTFVPKEKLATMPGGEWTAGAGAGFVKTLGVLELLAAIGLILPAALHIAPVMVAVTATCWVALMVGAMITHGRLGQAKFVALNLAYLALAAFIAWGRFGPGHFTG from the coding sequence GTGAACCTCGCACTGTGGATCGGCGCCGCGCTGCTCGCCGTCGTCGCGTTCGTCGGCGGCATGAGCAAGACGTTCGTGCCCAAGGAGAAGCTGGCCACGATGCCCGGCGGCGAGTGGACCGCCGGGGCCGGCGCCGGATTCGTCAAGACGCTCGGAGTCCTGGAACTGCTGGCCGCCATCGGCCTGATCCTGCCCGCCGCGCTCCACATCGCCCCGGTGATGGTCGCGGTGACGGCCACCTGCTGGGTGGCCCTGATGGTCGGCGCGATGATCACCCACGGCCGCCTGGGCCAGGCCAAGTTCGTCGCCCTGAACCTGGCCTACCTCGCCCTCGCCGCGTTCATCGCCTGGGGCCGCTTCGGCCCCGGACACTTCACCGGCTGA
- a CDS encoding TetR/AcrR family transcriptional regulator, giving the protein MTTTDPARPGGREAQRRRTRKAIVDAAVRLSAGGGAPSIDEIAAAADVSRRTVYLHFPSLDQLLIEATLGALNEPAVETALADPAVATDAAARVETLIRTLLPAEPDSLPLGRRLIRLTVDPPPDAARAQTAPRRSPRRIGWLEQACEPLREPLGPEAFERLISALCTVVGWEAQVALRDVRGLDPQAELEAVIWGARALVAAAIAESGTDAARDAEG; this is encoded by the coding sequence ATGACCACCACCGACCCGGCCCGTCCCGGCGGTCGCGAGGCCCAGCGCCGGCGCACCCGCAAGGCGATCGTGGACGCCGCGGTCCGGCTCAGCGCCGGCGGCGGCGCCCCGTCCATCGACGAGATCGCCGCCGCCGCCGACGTCTCCCGCCGCACGGTCTACCTGCACTTCCCGAGCCTCGACCAGCTGCTGATCGAGGCGACCCTGGGCGCACTGAACGAGCCCGCGGTGGAGACCGCCCTGGCCGACCCCGCCGTGGCGACCGACGCCGCGGCCCGGGTCGAGACGCTCATCAGAACCCTGCTGCCGGCCGAACCGGACTCGCTGCCCCTCGGCCGCCGCCTGATCCGCCTGACCGTCGACCCGCCCCCGGACGCCGCCCGCGCCCAGACCGCCCCGCGCCGCAGCCCGCGGCGCATCGGCTGGCTGGAGCAGGCCTGCGAACCGCTGCGCGAACCGCTCGGCCCCGAGGCCTTCGAGCGCCTGATCTCGGCACTGTGCACGGTGGTCGGCTGGGAGGCGCAGGTCGCCCTGCGCGACGTGCGCGGCCTGGACCCGCAGGCGGAGCTGGAGGCGGTGATCTGGGGGGCGCGGGCGCTGGTGGCGGCGGCGATCGCCGAGAGTGGGACGGACGCGGCGCGCGATGCCGAGGGCTGA
- a CDS encoding TetR/AcrR family transcriptional regulator, translated as MAHHGWGGRPPATEAEARQRIIDATARCVDRHGVAKTTLSDVATELGVTRQTVYRHFTGIGDIVGEVAAQGADAFVERMLEHLRNITDPAEAVVEGMVFCVQTIPAEPRVSLLLHLGDPDAFGRGATTATTIGYGARMLRRFPVDWTTAGLSDADLPGLAEIIMRLLTSLLQHPGTPPRDEAQLRAFLERWLAPALRG; from the coding sequence ATGGCGCACCACGGTTGGGGCGGCCGCCCTCCGGCGACGGAGGCCGAGGCCCGGCAACGCATCATCGATGCGACCGCCCGCTGCGTCGACCGCCACGGCGTCGCCAAGACCACCCTGTCCGACGTCGCGACCGAGCTGGGCGTCACCCGGCAGACCGTCTACCGGCACTTCACCGGCATCGGCGACATCGTCGGCGAGGTCGCGGCCCAGGGTGCGGACGCGTTCGTGGAGCGGATGCTGGAGCACCTGCGCAACATCACCGATCCGGCCGAGGCCGTGGTCGAGGGCATGGTCTTCTGCGTCCAGACCATCCCGGCCGAACCCCGCGTGAGCCTCCTGCTCCACCTCGGCGACCCCGACGCCTTCGGCCGCGGCGCCACCACGGCCACCACCATCGGCTACGGCGCACGCATGCTGCGGCGCTTCCCCGTCGACTGGACCACCGCGGGCCTGTCCGACGCGGACCTGCCCGGCCTCGCCGAGATCATCATGCGCCTGCTCACCTCGCTGCTCCAGCACCCCGGCACCCCGCCCCGGGACGAAGCCCAGCTGCGCGCCTTCCTCGAGCGCTGGCTGGCACCCGCACTGCGCGGGTAG
- a CDS encoding FAD-dependent oxidoreductase, with product MSRETAVVLGGSVAGLCAAGVLARHFEKVIVLERDLLPPDGEHRRGVPQSKHPHFLLNSGRRAIGEIFPGFQDALIAAGGMLLMPSMDAAYCEDAGWAPRKSGSMTMVYSSRVLIERVLRAMLRELPGVELREGVTVTGLRSAGGGTASGRVTGVEYRTAASHHDAHHDAHLAADLFVDALGRGSSTADWLAAAGWTAPPEKTLDARVTYSSRWYDLPPAGERPAAWWWKHLVIAPTQNAGSHPAEHEFLSNFFPIEGGRAIVCMGSWGIPMPRDVDTFETAADRVRATAFGRAARACTPVSPVHLTRSTGNKWRRFDLLDTPPIGLVCVGDSICAFNPFYAQGMSSAARSALILGDILGEYGVCDAAFFREFLARQRKSLAVPWMLAMARDQAYEFATGTETAPRWRRRLTARLSWPVFNAINAASREDAYVERTFAQVFNIDKSLRQLAADPRFWFGVLRYKLRQRLGRTVVPSGFDPRQDPPGTDYTR from the coding sequence ATGAGCCGGGAAACGGCGGTCGTGCTGGGCGGCAGCGTCGCGGGGCTGTGTGCGGCCGGAGTACTCGCCCGGCACTTCGAGAAGGTGATCGTCCTCGAGCGGGACCTGCTGCCACCCGATGGCGAGCACCGGCGGGGCGTGCCGCAGAGCAAGCACCCGCATTTCCTGCTGAACTCGGGACGGCGGGCCATCGGGGAGATCTTCCCGGGCTTCCAGGACGCCCTGATCGCCGCGGGCGGGATGCTGCTGATGCCCTCGATGGACGCGGCCTACTGCGAGGACGCCGGCTGGGCACCGCGCAAGAGCGGTTCGATGACCATGGTCTACAGCTCCCGGGTGCTGATCGAACGAGTGCTGCGCGCCATGCTCCGCGAGCTGCCCGGCGTCGAGCTGCGCGAGGGCGTGACGGTCACCGGACTGCGATCCGCCGGCGGCGGCACCGCGAGCGGGCGTGTCACAGGCGTCGAATACCGGACGGCCGCCTCTCACCATGACGCCCACCATGACGCCCACCTGGCCGCCGACCTCTTCGTCGACGCGCTGGGCCGCGGGTCCTCGACCGCCGACTGGCTCGCCGCGGCGGGCTGGACCGCACCCCCGGAGAAGACCCTGGACGCCCGGGTCACCTACAGCTCGCGCTGGTACGACCTGCCGCCGGCCGGCGAGCGGCCCGCGGCGTGGTGGTGGAAGCACCTGGTCATCGCGCCGACCCAGAACGCGGGCAGCCACCCGGCGGAACACGAGTTCCTCAGCAACTTCTTCCCGATCGAGGGCGGGCGCGCCATCGTCTGCATGGGGTCGTGGGGCATCCCCATGCCGCGTGACGTGGACACCTTCGAGACCGCCGCGGACCGGGTGCGGGCCACGGCCTTCGGCCGGGCGGCGCGCGCCTGCACCCCGGTGTCCCCGGTGCACCTGACACGTTCGACCGGCAACAAGTGGCGCCGCTTCGACCTGCTCGACACGCCGCCGATCGGACTGGTCTGCGTCGGGGACTCGATCTGCGCGTTCAATCCCTTCTACGCGCAGGGCATGAGCTCGGCGGCCCGGTCGGCGCTGATCCTCGGCGACATACTGGGCGAATATGGGGTCTGCGATGCGGCGTTCTTCCGGGAGTTCCTGGCCCGGCAGCGCAAGTCGCTGGCCGTGCCCTGGATGCTCGCGATGGCCCGCGACCAGGCGTACGAGTTCGCCACCGGAACGGAGACCGCCCCGCGCTGGCGCCGGCGGCTGACGGCCCGCCTGAGCTGGCCTGTGTTCAACGCCATCAACGCCGCCAGCCGCGAGGACGCCTACGTCGAGCGCACGTTCGCGCAGGTGTTCAACATCGACAAGTCCCTGCGGCAGTTGGCCGCCGACCCGCGCTTCTGGTTCGGCGTGCTCCGGTACAAGCTCCGGCAGCGGCTCGGCCGCACGGTCGTGCCCAGCGGGTTCGACCCCCGGCAGGATCCGCCCGGCACCGACTACACCCGCTGA
- a CDS encoding SpoIIE family protein phosphatase translates to MATPAEQQYGQADDGSAEEAFAQCPIPAAIYDGALRIVRASRGMAREAGLTEDEVRAGRGVGALFGPASAGVEDGILRVFDTGVSDQLDVRVHGAGDRDGTGDGTGTSAGGPRAWSVTLSPLRDRAGRVHRVQLTAVDVTELHQARDRLAVLNEVSVKVGTTLDVATTAHEMADVMVGRLADFVTVDLLDSLFRGLEPKSSGEGVVLRRAAHQSVLPGTPEALIEPGEVDYYPEHSPPAKCLATGKSALHNVPDTAVTKWQAADPQRAAVLQARGIHSIMIVPLRARGAVLGISLLVRHQNPVPFGPDDLLLAEQIAARAAVAVDNARRYTRERSTALALQRSLLPQRLTGQETVQAVFRYLPADSRAGIGGDWFDVIPLSGARVALVVGDVAGHGLHASATMGRLRTAVRALTDVDLPPDELLTHLDDLVTHLAATEDEVIDPDLDTVSDIVATCLYVVYDPISRSCTVASAGHLPPAVVTPEGSVDVVDVVPGPPLGVGGLPFEAMTFDVAEGSLLVLYTDGLIEACGRDIDTGLDLLRRSLEQPQDTLEKTCTAVVDAMLPAPPTDDVALLIARTRVLGPSHVAVQNLPSDPAVVADARAWAARQLAEWGLEEADFAMELVVSELVTNAIRHGAPPIQLRLIRDAAVICEVSDGSNTSPHLRQAMTFDEGGRGLLLVAQVAQRWGARHHAVGKTIWAEIGLAVGDFF, encoded by the coding sequence GTGGCCACACCCGCAGAGCAGCAGTACGGGCAGGCAGACGACGGGTCCGCCGAGGAGGCGTTCGCCCAGTGCCCGATCCCGGCGGCGATCTACGACGGCGCGCTCCGGATCGTGCGGGCCAGCCGGGGTATGGCCCGGGAGGCCGGGCTCACCGAAGACGAGGTCCGGGCCGGCCGCGGCGTCGGCGCGCTGTTCGGTCCGGCCAGTGCCGGAGTCGAAGACGGGATACTCCGGGTGTTCGACACCGGCGTGTCGGACCAGTTGGACGTGCGGGTGCACGGCGCCGGCGACCGCGATGGCACCGGCGACGGCACCGGCACCTCCGCAGGCGGCCCCAGGGCATGGTCCGTCACCCTGTCGCCCCTGCGGGACCGTGCCGGGCGGGTCCACCGCGTGCAGCTCACGGCGGTCGACGTCACGGAGCTGCACCAGGCCCGGGACCGGCTCGCGGTGCTGAACGAGGTCAGCGTCAAGGTCGGCACCACGCTGGACGTGGCCACCACCGCGCACGAGATGGCCGACGTGATGGTCGGCCGCCTGGCCGACTTCGTCACCGTGGACCTGCTGGACTCCCTGTTCCGGGGGCTGGAGCCGAAGTCCTCGGGCGAAGGGGTGGTGTTGCGGCGTGCCGCGCACCAGTCCGTCCTACCCGGGACCCCGGAGGCCTTGATCGAGCCCGGCGAGGTCGACTACTACCCGGAGCACTCGCCGCCGGCCAAGTGCCTGGCCACGGGGAAGTCAGCGCTGCACAACGTCCCGGACACGGCGGTCACCAAGTGGCAGGCCGCTGATCCGCAGCGGGCGGCGGTGCTCCAGGCCCGGGGGATCCATTCGATCATGATCGTCCCGCTGCGGGCCCGCGGTGCCGTCCTGGGGATCAGCCTGCTCGTGCGGCACCAGAACCCGGTTCCGTTCGGGCCCGACGATCTGCTCCTGGCCGAGCAGATCGCGGCGCGGGCCGCGGTGGCCGTGGACAACGCCCGCCGCTACACCCGCGAGCGCAGCACGGCCTTGGCGTTGCAGCGCAGCCTGCTGCCGCAGCGGCTGACCGGGCAGGAGACGGTCCAGGCGGTCTTCCGCTATCTGCCCGCCGACTCCCGGGCCGGCATCGGCGGCGACTGGTTCGACGTGATCCCGCTGTCCGGGGCCCGGGTCGCCCTGGTCGTCGGCGACGTGGCCGGACACGGGCTGCACGCCTCGGCCACGATGGGCCGGCTGCGGACGGCGGTGCGCGCCCTGACCGACGTCGACCTGCCGCCCGACGAGCTGCTGACGCACCTGGACGACCTGGTCACCCACCTCGCGGCCACCGAGGACGAGGTGATCGACCCGGACCTGGACACCGTCTCGGACATCGTCGCGACCTGCCTGTACGTCGTCTACGACCCGATCTCGCGCAGCTGCACCGTCGCCAGCGCCGGCCACCTGCCGCCGGCCGTGGTCACGCCCGAGGGATCGGTGGACGTCGTCGACGTCGTGCCGGGTCCGCCGCTGGGCGTCGGGGGCCTGCCGTTCGAGGCCATGACGTTCGACGTCGCCGAGGGCAGCCTGCTGGTGCTGTACACCGACGGCCTCATCGAGGCCTGCGGCCGCGACATCGACACCGGGCTGGACCTGCTGCGCCGCAGCCTGGAGCAGCCCCAGGACACGCTGGAGAAGACCTGCACGGCGGTGGTGGACGCGATGCTGCCGGCTCCGCCCACCGACGACGTCGCCCTGCTCATAGCCCGGACCCGGGTCCTGGGTCCGTCCCACGTCGCCGTCCAGAACCTGCCCAGCGACCCGGCGGTGGTGGCCGACGCCAGGGCCTGGGCGGCGCGGCAGCTGGCCGAGTGGGGGCTGGAGGAGGCCGACTTCGCCATGGAGCTGGTGGTCAGCGAGCTGGTCACCAACGCCATCCGGCACGGCGCCCCGCCGATCCAGCTCCGCCTGATCCGCGACGCGGCGGTCATCTGCGAGGTCTCCGACGGCAGCAACACCTCCCCGCACCTGCGGCAGGCCATGACCTTCGACGAAGGCGGGCGCGGGCTGCTGCTGGTGGCGCAGGTGGCGCAGCGCTGGGGGGCGCGGCACCACGCCGTCGGGAAGACCATCTGGGCCGAGATCGGTCTGGCCGTGGGCGACTTCTTCTGA
- a CDS encoding alpha/beta hydrolase, producing MDVSAPGLLNEDVPEDPVAGALPDQADPVAGTLPDDADPVAAVLPDDVAPLIPYRGRRRRWLRRLAKTVAVLFVAGTFLSTVYNAATDARASVPAGLTYVQAGDVLTRYREWGGSGTPIVLVHGFIEDADTWQYLAPILAAQGHRVYALDIDGWGYTQRVGPFDVGHQARQLDAFIEALHLDHPVLVGHSSGAAVAALAVLDKPADASGLMFLDGDGLATGAGQKTPMTHLFLNPYRTTLMRLAIRSDSVIRAIYGATCGPTCPKLDAAGLDQWRRPLQVPGAEESLWSMVDLGVAGLPSGRLAELATMPLPKAVVFGGADSAYDPNSPESTAARIGAPAPTIIPGAAHLTSVNSPQAVAEAVAALETRAG from the coding sequence GTGGATGTGAGTGCGCCGGGTCTGCTCAACGAGGATGTGCCCGAAGATCCGGTGGCGGGGGCCCTGCCCGATCAGGCCGATCCGGTGGCAGGGACCCTGCCCGATGACGCCGATCCGGTGGCCGCCGTCCTGCCCGATGACGTCGCACCGCTGATCCCGTACCGCGGTCGCCGGCGACGCTGGCTGCGGCGGTTGGCCAAGACGGTCGCGGTGCTGTTCGTCGCCGGCACCTTCCTGTCGACCGTGTACAACGCCGCCACCGACGCGCGTGCCTCGGTCCCGGCCGGGCTGACGTACGTGCAGGCAGGCGACGTGCTGACCCGGTACCGCGAATGGGGCGGCAGCGGCACGCCGATCGTCCTGGTCCACGGCTTCATCGAGGACGCGGACACCTGGCAGTACCTCGCTCCGATCCTGGCCGCGCAGGGGCATCGGGTCTACGCCCTGGACATCGACGGCTGGGGCTACACCCAGCGCGTGGGGCCGTTCGACGTCGGCCATCAGGCACGCCAGCTCGATGCCTTCATTGAGGCGCTGCACCTGGATCATCCGGTTCTCGTGGGCCACTCCAGCGGCGCCGCTGTGGCGGCCCTGGCCGTCCTGGACAAGCCCGCCGACGCTTCCGGCCTGATGTTCCTCGACGGCGACGGCCTGGCGACCGGCGCGGGCCAGAAGACGCCGATGACACACCTGTTCCTCAACCCCTATCGCACGACCCTGATGCGGCTGGCGATCCGTTCGGACTCGGTCATCCGCGCCATCTACGGCGCCACGTGCGGCCCGACGTGTCCCAAGCTGGACGCCGCCGGGCTGGACCAGTGGCGTCGGCCGTTGCAGGTCCCGGGCGCCGAGGAATCGTTGTGGAGCATGGTGGATCTCGGGGTCGCGGGACTGCCGTCGGGGCGTCTGGCCGAGCTCGCCACGATGCCGCTTCCGAAGGCGGTCGTGTTCGGCGGCGCCGACTCCGCCTACGATCCGAACTCGCCCGAGAGCACCGCCGCGCGCATCGGAGCGCCCGCCCCGACGATCATCCCCGGGGCTGCGCACCTCACCTCGGTGAACAGTCCGCAAGCCGTCGCCGAGGCGGTCGCGGCGCTGGAGACGCGCGCCGGTTGA
- a CDS encoding DOMON-like domain-containing protein, whose amino-acid sequence MPSRLPRNAPLAPFAPSTANAARALNVHLQETSHGSLSLRYVLDADLSQIRIPATRTPRQADELWEHTCFEAFIRTTADSPAYYELNVSPSTEWALYKFDDYHLNMTPITPDRAPRISVTRDAHRLELEVDLDILSPGPTPTPTPTPTQTGALALAAVVEDADGELDYWALNHPAPNPDFHHRDSFIISA is encoded by the coding sequence ATGCCTTCACGCCTCCCGCGCAACGCCCCGTTGGCGCCTTTCGCGCCTTCGACCGCCAATGCCGCTAGAGCGCTTAATGTTCACCTTCAGGAGACTAGTCACGGTTCCCTTTCTCTGCGCTACGTTCTCGACGCGGACCTTTCCCAGATACGGATACCGGCTACACGCACACCGCGCCAGGCGGACGAATTATGGGAACACACCTGCTTCGAGGCGTTCATCCGCACAACAGCGGACTCCCCCGCCTACTACGAGCTCAACGTCTCGCCGTCGACGGAGTGGGCGCTATACAAGTTCGACGACTACCACCTGAACATGACACCGATAACTCCGGACCGGGCTCCTCGGATAAGCGTCACCCGCGACGCTCACCGGCTGGAACTCGAAGTGGATCTGGATATTCTCAGCCCCGGCCCAACACCAACACCAACACCAACACCAACACAGACCGGCGCTCTGGCACTGGCGGCGGTTGTCGAGGACGCCGACGGCGAACTCGATTACTGGGCACTGAACCACCCCGCACCGAACCCTGATTTCCACCACCGCGACAGCTTCATCATCTCGGCCTGA
- a CDS encoding protein kinase family protein: MIHIIDSVPDASSRASRLAAYRGVSTSLALLSDRDVQRMLDAADPIGSGIGGKSALLDVAGTPVFVKRVPLTDLERRPENVRSTANLFELPAFCHYGIGGPGFGAWRELAVQTMTTDWVLAGDCEGFPLMYHWRVVPDSTPLPEELSDVEAVVDFWGGGAQVRRRLEELRDSSASIALFLEYVPQNVFRWLGEQLGIGGEAAERACALVDRDLAAGISFMNAQGLLHFDAHFENLLTDGRRLYFADYGLVISSRFALSRDETAFFEQHHDYDRRFAAMYRAQWLVTELFGSGAQDREARLRAYAEGEVPTGIPETAAAMVVRDAPTAVVMTDFLRRLMKESRQAPYPAA; this comes from the coding sequence ATGATCCATATTATCGATTCCGTGCCCGATGCCTCGTCCCGCGCCTCGCGTCTGGCCGCCTACCGTGGCGTCTCGACATCCCTGGCGCTGCTCAGCGATCGCGACGTGCAGCGGATGCTGGACGCGGCGGACCCGATCGGATCGGGCATCGGCGGGAAGTCGGCGCTGCTGGACGTCGCCGGGACGCCCGTCTTCGTCAAGCGGGTCCCGCTGACCGATCTGGAACGGCGGCCGGAGAACGTTCGCTCCACAGCGAATCTGTTCGAGCTGCCGGCCTTCTGCCACTACGGCATCGGCGGGCCCGGATTCGGGGCGTGGCGGGAGCTGGCCGTGCAGACGATGACGACCGACTGGGTGCTCGCCGGGGACTGCGAAGGGTTTCCGTTGATGTACCACTGGCGGGTGGTGCCGGATTCGACGCCGCTTCCCGAGGAGCTGTCCGACGTCGAGGCCGTGGTCGACTTCTGGGGTGGCGGGGCGCAGGTGCGCCGTCGCCTTGAGGAACTGCGTGACTCCTCGGCGAGCATCGCGCTGTTCCTGGAGTACGTCCCGCAGAACGTGTTCCGGTGGCTCGGCGAGCAGCTGGGCATCGGCGGTGAGGCCGCCGAGCGGGCCTGCGCCTTGGTGGACCGCGATCTGGCGGCGGGGATCTCGTTCATGAACGCGCAGGGCCTGCTGCATTTCGACGCCCATTTCGAGAACCTGCTGACCGATGGCAGGCGCCTGTATTTCGCGGACTACGGGCTGGTGATCTCCTCCCGGTTCGCGCTGTCGCGGGACGAGACCGCGTTCTTCGAGCAGCACCACGACTACGACCGGCGCTTCGCGGCGATGTATCGCGCGCAATGGCTGGTCACCGAACTGTTCGGGTCCGGGGCGCAGGACCGTGAAGCGCGGCTGCGTGCCTACGCCGAAGGGGAGGTGCCGACGGGGATTCCCGAGACGGCCGCGGCGATGGTCGTCCGCGACGCGCCTACCGCCGTGGTGATGACGGACTTCCTGCGTCGGTTGATGAAGGAGAGCAGGCAGGCGCCCTACCCGGCGGCATAA
- a CDS encoding HEAT repeat domain-containing protein produces the protein MDYERVIARAAAFDAGPDAAEDDLEARWQLIGELHRSTGRDAFDAVVAAAGSDERARRLVALDALGQIGYAANRPFAEETVPVLLGAVGDADAEVVASAVTALGHVGDPRGLAAVLQRVGHASDAVRFAVAVAVPALTDPDEPLAEAVDALITLTRDEDPQVRDWATFGLGTQLDADGPEIREALAARLDDSCDDAGEEALMGLARRGDPRATAPLLDQLHQLADGDTIAPGTLLFEAAAIAQTNDALPPLRRLWQRRDDFKPSARRMLAEALESLGEPVEAES, from the coding sequence GTGGACTACGAGCGTGTCATCGCCCGCGCCGCCGCGTTCGACGCGGGTCCGGACGCCGCCGAAGACGACCTTGAGGCGCGCTGGCAGCTGATCGGCGAGCTGCATCGCAGTACCGGCCGGGACGCGTTCGACGCGGTGGTGGCGGCCGCGGGGTCCGATGAGCGGGCGCGGCGGCTGGTGGCGCTGGACGCGCTCGGGCAGATCGGCTACGCGGCGAACCGTCCCTTCGCCGAGGAGACGGTGCCGGTCCTGCTCGGCGCGGTCGGCGACGCGGACGCCGAAGTCGTGGCCTCGGCGGTCACCGCCCTCGGCCACGTCGGCGACCCGCGCGGCCTGGCGGCGGTGCTCCAGCGGGTCGGGCACGCCAGCGACGCGGTCCGCTTCGCCGTGGCCGTCGCGGTGCCGGCGCTGACCGACCCCGACGAGCCGCTCGCGGAGGCCGTGGACGCCCTGATCACGCTGACCCGCGACGAGGACCCGCAGGTGCGCGACTGGGCCACGTTCGGGCTCGGCACCCAACTGGACGCCGACGGCCCCGAGATCCGCGAAGCCCTCGCCGCCCGGCTGGACGACAGCTGCGACGACGCCGGCGAGGAGGCCCTGATGGGCCTGGCCCGACGCGGCGACCCGCGCGCGACGGCCCCGCTGCTCGACCAGCTGCACCAGCTCGCCGACGGCGACACCATCGCCCCCGGAACGCTGCTGTTCGAGGCCGCCGCCATCGCACAGACGAACGACGCGCTGCCGCCGCTGCGCCGTCTGTGGCAGCGCCGGGACGACTTCAAGCCCTCGGCCCGGCGGATGCTCGCCGAGGCTCTGGAGTCGCTCGGGGAGCCGGTGGAGGCAGAGTCCTGA